One region of Catenuloplanes indicus genomic DNA includes:
- a CDS encoding AraC family transcriptional regulator encodes MPVSPAGYALSPAAAVMFADLGIPAGPVLRAAGLPGDLFVRGPVTLAPEQFFRCWTAMEEAYGDPAFPVRAAERMSTETFHPPIFAALCSPNLRRAAERIAAHKRLIGPQRVLVGPGDELHLTMRWPAVPVPPPGLVAYELAVWVALARLATRARVVPARFSTPDPPAGAVAEAWRDFLGVPFQHGAEAEVVFAAHDARRPFLTENAEMWRVFAPDLRRRLADLERAESTAERVRAALVELLPAGAGTAAGVARRLALSGRTLQRRLAAEHTTFQAVLDSTRHALARAYLDRADVSVTEIAFLLGYDDPGSFYRAFRSWTGTTPQQARSGPATTEPAGRPPAADRCPREHRDATTPEAGRSRS; translated from the coding sequence ATGCCGGTGAGTCCGGCCGGGTATGCGCTCAGCCCGGCGGCCGCGGTGATGTTCGCAGACCTCGGCATCCCGGCCGGCCCGGTGCTGCGGGCCGCGGGGCTGCCCGGCGACCTGTTCGTCCGCGGCCCGGTGACGCTCGCGCCCGAGCAGTTCTTCCGCTGCTGGACCGCGATGGAGGAGGCCTACGGCGATCCCGCGTTCCCGGTGCGGGCGGCCGAGCGGATGAGCACGGAGACCTTCCACCCGCCGATCTTCGCGGCGCTGTGCAGCCCGAACCTGCGCCGCGCGGCGGAGCGGATCGCCGCGCACAAGCGCCTGATCGGCCCGCAGCGCGTGCTCGTCGGGCCCGGCGACGAGCTGCACCTGACCATGCGCTGGCCGGCCGTGCCGGTACCGCCGCCCGGCCTGGTCGCGTACGAGCTGGCCGTCTGGGTGGCGCTGGCCCGGCTCGCCACCCGGGCGCGGGTGGTGCCGGCCCGGTTCTCGACGCCGGATCCGCCGGCCGGCGCGGTCGCCGAGGCGTGGCGCGACTTTCTCGGCGTGCCGTTCCAGCACGGCGCCGAGGCCGAGGTGGTCTTCGCCGCGCACGACGCGCGCCGCCCGTTCCTGACCGAGAACGCGGAGATGTGGCGGGTCTTCGCGCCGGATCTGCGCCGCCGCCTGGCCGATCTGGAGCGCGCCGAGTCGACCGCGGAACGGGTCCGGGCCGCGCTGGTCGAGCTGCTGCCGGCCGGTGCGGGCACCGCAGCCGGCGTCGCCCGCCGCCTGGCGCTGAGCGGCCGCACGCTGCAACGCCGCCTGGCCGCGGAGCACACCACCTTCCAGGCCGTGCTCGACAGCACCCGGCACGCGCTCGCCCGCGCCTACCTGGACCGCGCGGACGTCTCGGTCACCGAGATCGCGTTCCTGCTCGGCTACGACGACCCGGGCTCCTTCTACCGCGCCTTCCGCTCCTGGACCGGTACCACTCCGCAGCAGGCCCGGTCCGGTCCGGCCACGACGGAACCGGCAGGGAGGCCGCCCGCGGCCGACCGGTGCCCGCGGGAGCACCGGGACGCGACCACGCCGGAAGCGGGAAGATCCAGATCTTGA
- the chvE gene encoding multiple monosaccharide ABC transporter substrate-binding protein, with the protein MKLARLAAAAIGLTVAFSVTACGSAEKAGESGGDTGSAEGALVGVTMPTKVSERWVADGNNVKAALEKLGYKVDLQYAENDIPTQANQIDNQITQGAKLLIIASIDGTALTSQLENAKANNIPVISYDRLIRKSPNVDYYATFDNEKVGVQQATSLLVGLGLKKADGSDGDKKGPFNIELFAGSPDDNNATFFFNGAMKTLKPYIDNGTLVVKSGQTDFNTVSTLRWDPATAQQRMENIITTTYTGSNKVAGVLSPYDGISIGILSALKSNGYGTAAQPWPIVTGQDAEVASVKSIINNEQYATIYKDTRQLADVTVKMADAVLKGGTPEVNNTTDYDNGNKVVPSYLLEPVIVYKDNYKATLIDTGYYTEDQLK; encoded by the coding sequence ATGAAACTCGCGAGGCTCGCTGCCGCGGCCATAGGCCTGACCGTCGCATTCTCCGTGACCGCCTGTGGCTCGGCGGAGAAGGCCGGCGAGTCCGGCGGCGACACCGGTTCGGCGGAGGGCGCGCTGGTCGGCGTGACCATGCCGACCAAGGTCTCGGAGCGCTGGGTCGCCGACGGCAACAACGTCAAGGCCGCGCTGGAGAAGCTGGGCTACAAGGTCGACCTGCAGTACGCGGAGAACGACATCCCGACGCAGGCGAACCAGATCGACAACCAGATCACCCAGGGCGCGAAGCTCCTGATCATCGCCTCGATCGACGGCACGGCGCTGACCAGCCAGCTGGAGAACGCCAAGGCCAACAACATCCCGGTGATCTCGTACGACCGGCTCATCCGCAAGTCGCCGAACGTGGACTACTACGCCACGTTCGACAACGAGAAGGTCGGCGTCCAGCAGGCCACGTCGCTGCTGGTCGGCCTGGGCCTGAAGAAGGCGGACGGTTCCGACGGCGACAAGAAGGGCCCGTTCAACATCGAGCTCTTCGCCGGCTCGCCGGACGACAACAACGCGACGTTCTTCTTCAACGGCGCGATGAAGACGCTGAAGCCGTACATCGACAACGGCACGCTGGTCGTCAAGAGCGGTCAGACGGACTTCAACACCGTCTCCACGCTGCGCTGGGACCCGGCCACGGCCCAGCAGCGCATGGAGAACATCATCACCACGACCTACACCGGCAGCAACAAGGTCGCGGGCGTGCTGTCGCCGTACGACGGCATCTCGATCGGCATCCTCTCCGCGCTGAAGAGCAACGGCTACGGCACCGCCGCGCAGCCGTGGCCGATCGTCACCGGCCAGGACGCCGAGGTCGCGTCGGTCAAGTCGATCATCAACAACGAGCAGTACGCCACCATCTACAAGGACACCCGGCAGCTCGCCGACGTGACCGTGAAGATGGCGGACGCGGTCCTCAAGGGCGGCACGCCGGAGGTCAACAACACCACGGACTACGACAACGGCAACAAGGTCGTTCCGTCGTACCTGCTGGAGCCGGTGATCGTCTACAAGGACAACTACAAGGCGACGCTGATCGACACCGGTTACTACACCGAGGACCAGCTCAAGTAA
- the mmsA gene encoding multiple monosaccharide ABC transporter ATP-binding protein, which yields MRGITKTFPGVKALSDVNLTVKRGEIHAICGENGAGKSTLMKVLSGVYPHGTYTGDIVFDGQECHFSDIRDSEKRGIVIIHQELALSPYLSIAENIFLGNEVVRRGLIDWNETNDRAAKLMRRVGLVENPTTPAMDIGVGKQQLVEIAKALSKEVRLLILDEPTAALNDEDSAHLLNLLRELRAQGITCVIISHKLNEIKAIADSLTIIRDGRTIETLDMRADNVTEDRIISGMVGRDLEHRYPPHTSKVGAEVLRIENWTVHSPTQQGRKIIDNANLTLRRGEIVGLAGLMGAGRTELAMSVFGRAYGVDISGKIYKDGKEIRLRTVGDAIEHGLAYATEDRKRYGLNLIEDIQRNVSGASLEKLAKGGWVNENEEFKVAEQYRRELNVKAPSVASVTGTLSGGNQQKVVLAKWIYSDPDVLILDEPTRGIDVGAKYEIYTIINALADQGKAILVISSELPELLGICDRIYALSAGRVTGEVPRAEATPERLMQFMTKVKE from the coding sequence ATGCGGGGAATCACCAAGACATTCCCCGGCGTCAAGGCGCTCTCCGACGTGAACCTCACCGTCAAACGCGGCGAGATCCACGCCATCTGCGGGGAGAACGGGGCCGGCAAGTCGACCCTGATGAAGGTGCTCTCCGGTGTGTACCCGCACGGGACGTACACCGGTGACATCGTTTTTGACGGTCAGGAGTGCCACTTCTCGGATATCCGGGACAGCGAGAAGCGTGGCATCGTCATCATCCACCAGGAGCTGGCGCTCAGCCCGTACCTGTCGATCGCGGAGAACATCTTCCTCGGCAACGAGGTGGTCCGCCGCGGCCTGATCGACTGGAACGAGACGAACGACCGGGCGGCCAAGCTGATGCGGCGCGTCGGCCTGGTGGAGAACCCGACCACGCCGGCCATGGACATCGGCGTCGGTAAGCAGCAGCTCGTGGAGATCGCCAAGGCGCTCTCCAAGGAGGTCCGGCTGCTGATCCTGGACGAGCCGACCGCGGCGCTGAACGACGAGGACTCCGCGCACCTGCTGAACCTGCTGCGCGAGCTGCGCGCGCAGGGCATCACGTGCGTGATCATCTCGCACAAGCTGAACGAGATCAAAGCGATCGCCGACTCGCTTACCATCATCCGCGACGGCCGCACGATCGAGACGCTGGACATGCGGGCGGACAACGTCACCGAGGACCGGATCATCTCCGGCATGGTGGGTCGCGACCTCGAGCACCGGTACCCGCCGCACACCTCGAAGGTGGGCGCGGAGGTGCTGCGGATCGAGAACTGGACCGTCCACAGCCCGACCCAGCAGGGCCGCAAGATCATCGACAACGCGAACCTCACGCTGCGCCGTGGGGAGATCGTCGGGCTGGCCGGCCTGATGGGCGCCGGCCGCACCGAGCTGGCGATGAGCGTGTTCGGCCGCGCGTACGGCGTGGACATCTCCGGCAAGATCTACAAGGACGGCAAGGAGATCCGCCTCCGCACCGTCGGCGACGCGATCGAGCACGGTCTCGCGTACGCGACCGAGGACCGCAAGCGGTACGGCTTGAACCTGATCGAGGACATCCAGCGCAACGTCTCCGGCGCGAGCCTGGAGAAGCTGGCCAAGGGCGGCTGGGTCAACGAGAACGAGGAGTTCAAGGTCGCGGAGCAGTACCGCCGGGAGCTGAACGTCAAGGCCCCGAGCGTCGCGTCGGTCACCGGCACGCTCTCCGGCGGCAACCAGCAGAAGGTCGTGCTGGCCAAGTGGATCTACTCCGACCCGGACGTGCTCATCCTCGACGAGCCGACCCGGGGCATCGACGTCGGTGCGAAGTACGAGATCTACACCATCATCAACGCCCTCGCGGACCAGGGCAAGGCGATCCTCGTGATCTCCTCCGAGCTGCCCGAGCTGCTCGGCATCTGCGACCGGATCTACGCGCTCTCCGCCGGCCGGGTCACCGGCGAGGTCCCACGCGCGGAGGCGACCCCGGAGCGACTCATGCAGTTCATGACCAAGGTTAAGGAGTAA
- a CDS encoding DUF4291 domain-containing protein — MSDTVPARQVRAVFTDRTITVYQAYSPEIALPALAAGRFVPPFRLGRMTWIKPSFLWMMYRSGWATKPGQEFVLAITVDRAGLENALRTAVLSHYGPRRGHASRAEWSRAVRRSDVRVQWDPERDLRLSALPYRSLQVGLSGAASARYVNEWTTSIEDVTPLARQVHTCAATDPTAARALLPPERPCPLPADVTAAIGATGPANP, encoded by the coding sequence GTGTCCGACACCGTCCCCGCCCGGCAGGTCCGCGCCGTCTTCACCGACCGGACGATCACGGTCTACCAGGCGTACTCACCGGAGATCGCGCTGCCGGCGCTCGCGGCCGGCCGGTTCGTGCCGCCGTTCCGCCTCGGCCGGATGACATGGATCAAGCCGTCGTTCCTCTGGATGATGTACCGCAGCGGCTGGGCCACGAAGCCGGGCCAGGAGTTCGTCCTCGCGATCACCGTCGACCGGGCCGGGTTGGAGAACGCGCTGCGCACCGCCGTGCTCAGCCACTACGGCCCGCGGCGGGGGCACGCGAGCCGCGCCGAGTGGTCGCGCGCGGTGCGGCGCAGCGACGTCCGCGTGCAGTGGGATCCCGAGCGGGACCTGCGGCTGAGCGCGTTGCCGTACCGGTCGCTGCAGGTCGGGTTGTCCGGCGCGGCCTCCGCTCGGTACGTGAACGAGTGGACCACCTCGATCGAGGACGTCACGCCGCTCGCGCGCCAGGTCCACACGTGTGCCGCCACCGATCCCACGGCGGCGCGGGCGCTGCTGCCGCCCGAGCGTCCCTGTCCGCTGCCCGCGGATGTCACGGCCGCCATCGGTGCGACCGGTCCGGCAAATCCCTGA
- a CDS encoding MerR family transcriptional regulator produces the protein MSLLTIGAFARLSRLSPRALRLYDDLGLLPPAVVDPSSGYRLYAPEQLERARLVAWLRRLGMPLAQIRDVCAMPPPDAAAAVTAFRDRIAREAQAREQLATFLVDYLSGRGSPMSDRSTELGIRYAVRTDAGLERDTNEDTAYAGTRLLAVADGMRGAHGGRASSAAIEALKPLETADLPAGGLLNALSEAIGSADEAIRAADEPTAITTLTALLWSGSQLALVHVGDSRAYLLRDGTLFRITVDHTYVQSLVSEGRLSAEEARSHPQRALLVRALGHDPAPDLSLHVARPGDRYLLCSDGLSAVVEPAALEAALRTGAAPAETVDALIALAYDGGAPDNIACVVADVVPV, from the coding sequence GTGTCCCTGCTGACCATCGGGGCGTTCGCCCGCCTGAGCCGACTCTCGCCCAGGGCGCTGCGTCTCTACGACGACCTCGGCCTGCTGCCACCGGCCGTCGTGGACCCGTCGTCCGGCTACCGGCTCTACGCACCGGAGCAGCTGGAACGCGCACGCCTGGTCGCCTGGCTGCGCCGGCTCGGCATGCCGCTGGCGCAGATCCGGGACGTCTGCGCCATGCCGCCGCCGGACGCCGCCGCGGCCGTCACCGCGTTCCGGGACCGGATCGCGCGCGAGGCGCAGGCCCGCGAGCAGCTCGCCACCTTCCTCGTCGACTACCTGTCGGGAAGGGGCTCCCCCATGTCAGACCGATCCACCGAACTCGGCATCCGCTACGCCGTCCGCACCGACGCGGGCCTCGAGCGGGACACCAACGAGGACACGGCGTACGCCGGCACCCGGCTGCTCGCGGTCGCCGACGGCATGCGCGGCGCGCACGGCGGGCGGGCCAGCAGCGCCGCGATCGAGGCGCTGAAGCCGCTGGAGACCGCCGATCTGCCGGCCGGTGGCCTGCTCAACGCGCTGTCCGAGGCGATCGGCTCCGCCGACGAGGCGATCCGCGCCGCCGACGAGCCGACCGCGATCACCACGCTGACCGCGCTGCTCTGGTCCGGTTCCCAGCTGGCACTCGTCCACGTCGGCGACTCCCGGGCCTATCTGCTGCGGGACGGGACGCTGTTCCGGATCACCGTCGACCACACGTACGTGCAGTCGCTGGTCTCGGAGGGGCGGCTCAGCGCCGAGGAGGCCCGGTCGCACCCACAGCGGGCGCTGCTGGTGCGGGCGCTGGGCCACGACCCGGCACCCGACCTGTCGCTGCACGTCGCGCGGCCTGGCGACCGGTATCTGCTGTGCTCCGACGGCCTCTCGGCGGTGGTGGAACCGGCCGCGCTGGAGGCGGCACTCCGCACCGGTGCCGCTCCGGCCGAGACCGTCGACGCGCTGATCGCGCTGGCCTACGACGGCGGCGCACCGGACAACATCGCCTGCGTGGTCGCGGACGTCGTCCCGGTCTGA
- a CDS encoding SDR family NAD(P)-dependent oxidoreductase — MPWSAADIPRQDGRVAVVTGGSGGLGLVTVAALAARGAHVIMAARSRARALPARDRILSDHPGATVDVVLLDLAELASVARAAGEILAAHRTIDLLINNAGVMAVPPATTVDGFEIHLGVNHLGHWALTAHLLPAIARTPGARVVTLTSGAQHFGRPLDPTTPRGYEGWRAYDDSKLANRHFAQGLERQFRAAGRSARAVTAHPGFANSDLMDRATAAGPRGAIMFPMARRFGMSVERGALSQLRAATDPRVQGGTMVGPRLQISGPPVARRLIRPGAGRAIRALWRFSRDATGLDVDVASLPADPVTCR; from the coding sequence ATGCCCTGGTCAGCGGCGGACATCCCACGGCAGGACGGACGTGTGGCGGTGGTGACCGGCGGCAGCGGCGGCCTCGGCCTGGTGACGGTAGCGGCGCTCGCGGCCCGCGGCGCCCACGTGATCATGGCGGCGCGCAGCCGGGCCCGGGCGCTGCCGGCCCGCGACCGGATCCTGTCCGACCACCCGGGCGCCACCGTCGACGTGGTGCTGCTCGACCTGGCCGAGCTGGCCTCCGTCGCGCGGGCGGCCGGCGAGATCCTGGCCGCGCACCGCACGATCGACCTGTTGATCAACAACGCCGGCGTGATGGCGGTGCCGCCGGCCACCACGGTGGACGGTTTCGAGATCCACCTCGGCGTCAACCACCTCGGGCACTGGGCGCTCACCGCGCACCTGCTGCCGGCGATCGCCCGCACGCCCGGCGCGCGCGTGGTGACGCTGACCAGCGGCGCACAGCACTTCGGCCGGCCGCTCGACCCCACGACCCCGCGCGGGTACGAGGGCTGGCGTGCCTACGACGACTCCAAGCTCGCCAACCGCCACTTCGCCCAGGGGCTGGAGCGGCAGTTCCGGGCCGCCGGCCGGTCCGCCCGTGCGGTCACCGCGCACCCGGGCTTCGCGAACTCGGACCTGATGGACCGCGCCACCGCCGCCGGCCCGCGCGGTGCCATCATGTTCCCGATGGCGCGCAGATTCGGCATGTCGGTGGAGCGCGGCGCACTGAGCCAGCTGCGCGCCGCGACCGACCCGCGCGTCCAGGGCGGCACCATGGTCGGCCCCCGCCTGCAGATCTCCGGTCCGCCGGTCGCCCGCCGGCTGATCCGGCCGGGTGCCGGCCGGGCGATCCGCGCGCTGTGGCGGTTCTCCCGCGACGCGACCGGCCTGGACGTCGACGTGGCGAGTCTGCCGGCCGATCCGGTGACATGCCGGTGA
- the mmsB gene encoding multiple monosaccharide ABC transporter permease — MSSVAPATGGITTNTAKVPGGGGPKGTNGGFSINLRQSGIYIAFALIVVGFAVATDGQLLGFQNISNIIIQHSYILILAIGMILIIIAGHIDLSVGSVVATTGAISAVLMVNMDVPWPLAIVLTLIVGGLIGAWQGYWVAYFGIPAFIVTLAGMLLFRAVAMQVLGNQGIGPFPDEIRTIANGFTPGTLGNVALGPLGGADIITLLVGILVCAGMVVSQLRTRRARIGYQQSVEPIAILVARNVVAIAVIMTIVVQLARFKNLPWVLVLLAGLVLLYTLIANRTVFGRHVYAIGGNLQAASLSGVKVKRVTFWLFVNMGVLAAVAGIILSGRLNVALPGAGNTFELDAIAAAFIGGAAVQGGVGKVVGAITGGLIMAVINNGMSLLGSEPAEVMLAKGAVLLLAVALDVWAKRRAGATR, encoded by the coding sequence ATGAGTAGCGTCGCGCCGGCGACCGGCGGTATCACCACCAACACGGCCAAGGTGCCCGGTGGAGGCGGCCCGAAGGGCACCAACGGCGGGTTCTCGATCAACCTGCGACAGAGTGGCATCTACATCGCGTTCGCCCTGATCGTGGTGGGCTTCGCGGTGGCCACGGACGGCCAGCTGCTGGGCTTCCAGAACATCAGCAACATCATCATCCAGCACTCGTACATCCTGATTCTCGCGATCGGCATGATCCTGATCATCATCGCCGGCCACATCGACCTCTCGGTCGGTTCCGTGGTCGCGACCACCGGCGCGATATCCGCCGTCCTGATGGTCAACATGGACGTGCCGTGGCCGCTGGCCATCGTGCTGACGCTGATCGTCGGCGGCCTGATCGGCGCCTGGCAGGGCTACTGGGTGGCCTACTTCGGCATCCCCGCGTTCATCGTCACGCTGGCCGGCATGCTGCTGTTCCGCGCGGTCGCCATGCAGGTCCTGGGCAACCAGGGCATCGGCCCGTTCCCGGACGAGATCCGCACGATCGCCAACGGCTTCACGCCCGGCACGCTCGGCAACGTCGCGCTCGGCCCGCTCGGCGGCGCGGACATCATCACGCTGCTGGTCGGCATCCTGGTCTGCGCCGGCATGGTCGTCTCCCAGCTGCGCACCCGCCGGGCCCGGATCGGCTACCAGCAGTCGGTCGAGCCGATCGCGATCCTGGTGGCCCGCAACGTGGTCGCGATCGCCGTGATCATGACGATCGTGGTGCAGCTGGCCCGCTTCAAGAACCTGCCCTGGGTGCTCGTACTGCTGGCCGGCCTGGTGCTGCTCTACACGCTGATCGCGAACCGGACCGTCTTCGGCCGGCACGTCTACGCGATCGGTGGCAACCTGCAGGCCGCGTCGCTCTCCGGCGTCAAGGTCAAGCGCGTCACGTTCTGGCTCTTCGTCAACATGGGCGTGCTCGCCGCGGTCGCCGGCATCATCCTCTCCGGCCGCCTCAACGTCGCGCTCCCCGGTGCCGGCAACACGTTCGAGCTGGACGCGATCGCCGCGGCCTTCATCGGCGGCGCCGCGGTCCAGGGCGGTGTCGGCAAGGTCGTCGGCGCCATCACCGGTGGCCTGATCATGGCCGTCATCAACAACGGCATGTCGCTGCTCGGCTCCGAGCCGGCCGAGGTCATGCTGGCCAAGGGCGCGGTCCTGCTGCTCGCGGTCGCGCTGGACGTCTGGGCCAAGCGCCGCGCCGGCGCCACCCGCTGA
- a CDS encoding glycosyltransferase, protein MRIAMMASGGAAGELSAALGRLGHDVREYDAAGKRAGERLGSTWADGSGWAPEVIHAHGWAAGVAALASGAAPLVQSFQGLGGPQADGERRTYERLLCRVADRIVAGSTDEGGELLRLGVPRNRITLIPPGVDCELFTPVGEPMPRTRPRVLAVADGAAWAGDLVRAMRMVPDAEAVVLGAPPSLAALAERCRVADRVVLHPSVPRNGLPAWYRSADVAVCAPWRDPSGSAPIEAMACGVPVVGTATGLVRDAVIDGLTGELVPPRDPRALGMAIRALLADNVRRFTAATAALDRARQVYPWQRVADRTAVVCLEAGGQAVPVEAEELSVPS, encoded by the coding sequence GTGCGTATCGCGATGATGGCCTCCGGAGGGGCGGCCGGCGAGCTCTCGGCCGCGCTCGGCCGGCTCGGGCACGACGTGCGCGAGTACGACGCCGCCGGCAAGCGCGCCGGTGAACGGCTCGGCTCGACCTGGGCGGACGGTTCCGGCTGGGCTCCGGAGGTGATCCACGCGCACGGCTGGGCGGCCGGCGTCGCCGCGCTCGCGTCCGGGGCCGCCCCGCTGGTCCAGTCGTTCCAGGGCCTCGGCGGACCGCAGGCGGACGGCGAACGCCGCACATACGAGCGCCTGCTCTGCCGCGTCGCCGACCGGATCGTCGCCGGTTCGACCGACGAGGGCGGCGAACTGCTGCGGCTCGGCGTGCCCCGAAACCGGATCACGCTGATCCCGCCCGGCGTCGACTGCGAGCTGTTCACCCCGGTCGGCGAGCCGATGCCGCGGACGCGCCCGCGCGTGCTGGCGGTCGCGGACGGCGCCGCCTGGGCCGGCGACCTGGTCCGTGCGATGCGGATGGTGCCGGACGCGGAGGCGGTCGTGCTCGGTGCCCCGCCATCCCTGGCCGCCCTGGCCGAGCGCTGCCGCGTCGCCGACCGGGTCGTGCTGCACCCGTCGGTGCCGCGCAACGGCCTGCCGGCCTGGTACCGCTCCGCCGACGTGGCGGTCTGTGCGCCCTGGCGCGACCCGTCCGGCAGCGCGCCGATCGAGGCGATGGCCTGCGGCGTGCCCGTGGTCGGCACCGCGACCGGCCTGGTCCGGGACGCGGTGATCGACGGCCTGACCGGCGAGCTGGTGCCGCCGCGGGACCCGCGCGCGCTCGGCATGGCGATCCGCGCGCTGCTCGCCGACAACGTGCGCCGGTTCACCGCCGCCACCGCAGCGCTGGACCGGGCCCGCCAGGTGTACCCGTGGCAGCGCGTCGCGGACCGTACCGCCGTGGTGTGTCTCGAGGCCGGTGGCCAGGCGGTGCCGGTCGAGGCGGAAGAGCTGTCCGTGCCGTCCTGA
- a CDS encoding SRPBCC family protein, giving the protein MAKVEQVIPASPKQVWAALADGWTYSDWVVGTVHIRDVDQNWPAPGARLFHKAGPWPFSLHDGSRVVESEPERRLVLRVGLWPVGEATVTMELRPHGSDATHITFVEEPVAGPFKWAHTKLNDLVLHQRNRESLRRLADVASRQKAAAEKTPS; this is encoded by the coding sequence ATGGCGAAGGTCGAGCAGGTCATCCCCGCGTCCCCGAAGCAGGTGTGGGCGGCGCTCGCGGACGGCTGGACGTACAGCGACTGGGTGGTCGGTACCGTGCACATCCGGGACGTCGACCAGAACTGGCCCGCGCCCGGTGCCCGCCTGTTCCACAAGGCCGGCCCGTGGCCGTTCTCGCTGCACGACGGCTCGCGGGTGGTCGAGTCGGAGCCGGAGCGGCGGCTGGTGCTGCGCGTCGGGCTCTGGCCGGTCGGCGAGGCGACCGTCACCATGGAACTTCGTCCGCACGGCAGCGATGCAACGCACATCACGTTCGTCGAGGAACCGGTCGCCGGACCGTTCAAATGGGCGCACACCAAGCTGAATGACCTGGTCCTGCACCAGCGCAACCGGGAGTCGCTGCGCCGGCTCGCCGACGTCGCGTCCCGGCAGAAGGCCGCGGCGGAGAAAACCCCCTCATAA
- a CDS encoding SanA/YdcF family protein codes for MKRLLSRLSWFTWWRVALIAAVGGIAATVTVIASESWIRGRAEGHVHTIASVPAAPVALVLGTQVLRTGEPGDFLAARLETARQLYLTGKVQAILVSGDNGRHEYDEPTAMYAWLVRNGVPPEHVVRDYAGFDTYDSCFRAKEIFGVDRAIVVTQSFHIARSVALCRELGIDTSGVGDDSVRDAYPANWRQASTREHLAHVKAVFDVVTGREPVHLGPAEPGVTDAIS; via the coding sequence GTGAAACGCCTCCTTTCCCGGCTGTCCTGGTTCACCTGGTGGCGCGTGGCGCTGATCGCTGCCGTCGGCGGCATCGCCGCCACCGTCACCGTGATCGCCAGCGAGAGCTGGATCCGCGGCCGGGCCGAGGGACACGTGCACACGATCGCGTCGGTCCCGGCCGCGCCGGTCGCACTGGTGCTCGGCACGCAGGTGCTGCGCACCGGTGAGCCCGGCGACTTCCTGGCCGCCCGCCTGGAGACCGCCCGGCAGCTCTACCTGACCGGCAAGGTGCAGGCCATCCTGGTCTCCGGCGACAACGGCCGCCACGAGTACGACGAGCCCACCGCGATGTACGCCTGGCTGGTCCGCAACGGCGTACCGCCGGAGCACGTGGTGCGCGACTACGCGGGCTTCGACACGTACGACTCGTGCTTCCGGGCGAAGGAGATCTTCGGGGTCGACCGCGCGATAGTGGTCACCCAGAGCTTCCACATCGCCCGCTCCGTCGCGCTCTGCCGCGAGCTCGGCATCGACACCTCCGGCGTCGGCGACGACTCGGTCCGCGACGCGTACCCGGCGAACTGGCGCCAGGCCTCCACCCGCGAGCACCTGGCGCACGTCAAGGCCGTCTTCGACGTGGTCACCGGCCGCGAGCCGGTCCACCTCGGCCCCGCCGAGCCGGGCGTGACCGACGCGATCTCCTGA